Below is a genomic region from Balaenoptera ricei isolate mBalRic1 chromosome 3, mBalRic1.hap2, whole genome shotgun sequence.
TGTGCCTTTGACCTTTTCTCTGTAATGACTTTCCCCTTCAGCTCCCACCTCTACCTGCCCCAGTCTGTTGTTGCTACCCAGGTGAAATCCCAGAGAGGGAACTGCACTGGCTCAGCAGATTGTGCACACCACATTGTACTTGCTTATATGTCACGTGAGATGCCTTATCAGCTGTGACCGGAGTGGGCGAAGTCATGGAGTCAAGAGTCCTGCTTGTTGAACGGTCAGGCCAGAACTTCCCTCCCGCTAGGTCAGAAATTCACTTGAAAATCACACCTGCACTTGATCTTCGATAAACATTGCcctttttaagtttttctcttatttcttatgTTTTGTCAGAAGTCCTCCCAGGTTAAGGTGAAGACTCCCTCTTTTGTATTTGCTGCACCTGGTGTCCTGCAGCGGGGGGACGTGCAGTACGGcgctattttattttcctgtctgTTTCCCCTATAGCGACTGTAACCTTAaactattcatttttatatccacAGCTTTAAATATGTTGCTTAGCATGTAGtagatatttagaatatttactgagtaaatgaatgggaaaaaaattatgaatagcCCGTCACTTTAAATTAAAGTGTATAAAGATGGGTTAATAGAGCTTTATATggcttttaaaatgaagtattagTTGATTTATTAAGGTAGACAGATCATAAATAAGATGAGTGCTTAAATTTGATTATGAAAAGGTATTTTTAATACAGACACTCCTTCCTGTGTATCAACTGCCTGCTATATTTTAATTACATGAGTCAGGAGTGTGAAATAGAAGAGAAGCAGGAGACATTATCCTAGTTAATATACAGATTTGCTCAGCAAATAGGAGAAAATGATATTATTGGCTTTAGTTATACTTTTCACTTAACACTGTTAATGAatatattgtgtgtgtgagtAGCATTTGCTTCAGCTCAGACGCCAGCGTCACTTGGGACCTCGGAAAGGCTTTTCATATTGAGAACACTGTGCTTCCTTCCATCTCTCAGTGCTCTGTCTCTGACAGTCACTTTTTCATCCATTAGCTCAAATTCATCAAGCTGAAAAATGgccaaaaatgttattttttaaggcGGCATGAACACTGtaatgcagaaaaacaaaggacagAAATCCACTCTGTTCCATGAATAGTCCTGGGATACAGCTCTGTCATGTCCTGTTTTCGTTTGAAGCTTGCTGTGTTTTATACCTTTTTCAAGAATGCAAATCCTCAACGATGATTTTGGTCCTTGTAATTGCTGCAAAATGCCATGAACCAAGCTTGTTACAAATTTGTACAATTTATTGGGCACATTTGCTGCAATTCAATTGGTATTTCTTAAGCACACTGTGCAGTACACTGGTTTGTCTGGTCATTAAAGATTATAATAatctatattatataattatctaTATAATCCTCTACTTTAATAGATCATAATTTACtaggaagaaaaaacaatacaTTCCCccaaatgacaaatcttttaagGGAGTGTGAAAGAAGAAATTAGCTAAAGCTAAAAAGCCCTGGAAGACTCCTTGCGTTGAGTCTTAAAGGGTGGAGAAAGCCTTCTGAGTGGTGACTGTAGCCTGGAAGCATGGGTGTGAAACTCTGATGGGAAGCCTCAGACACTGTGGTTCTGGTGTTGAGAGCCCGGCCGCTGGAGAGAAAGGACagagtggggaaggaggagagtggGGGGCTGACACTAGTCGAGTTCAACAGGATGCAAATTGTAGACGCTCTTGAGAGGTCACACTGGGAAACTTGAGTgccaattataaataaatcactaTGCAACGTTAGCCTATTTGGATAATATTCATGACCGTTCCCACTTACTATCCTTTTCGTACACTCAAAATTCATTTTTTGCCCTTTGACTCTGGACTTCTCTGGGGCCAGCAGCCCGCCGACCAGGGGTCCGGGGCCACGCGGGCTCAGCCGACTGCCTTGAGCTCTGTGTCAGACCAGCAGTTTGCAGGTGTTGGCGCTGAGGCGCAGGAGGACGCGGCCCGGGCGGCCGAGGAGCCGCAGCTGCTGCGCGGAGCCGGCATCTGTACGTGGTTCAACGTGCGCGTGGGATTCGGCTTCCTGCCCATGACTGCCCGCGCCGGGGTCGCActcgacccccccaccccccgggtgGATGTCTTTGTGCACCAGAGTAAGCTGCACATGGAGGGCTTCCGGAGCCTGAAGGAGGGTGAGGCCGTGGAGTTCACGTTTAAGAAGTCGGCCAAGGGCCTGGAATCTATCCGAGTCCCCGGCCCTGGCGGGGTGTCCTGTATTGGGAGCGAGAGGCGGCCCAAAGGGAAGAACATGCAGAAACGCAGATCAAAGGGAGATGGGTGCTACAACTGTGGAGGTCTAGACCATCATGCCAAGGAATGCAAACTGCCACCCCAGCCCAAAGGGTGCCACTTCTGCCAGAGCATCAACCATATGGTAGCCTCGCGTCCACTGAAGGCCCAGcaagctcccagctcccagggaAAGCCAGCCTACTTtccggaggaggaggaagagatccATGGCCCTGCCATGCGCCCAGAGGCCCAGAATTGAGCCACAGTGGGTGGGGGCTATCTGTTCGTGATCAGAAAGCTTTGAGGAACAGGCATCAATCGgcagagtggagaaaagggggGACGGTGTGGTAGGGGGCAGCTGGCACTGCCATATATCTCAGGCTGGGATCTACAGTGTCACCCCCTCTTCCCtcttggtggggggaaggggtgagGCAAAGAAACCCCAATCATGCTCTATCCAAATGCATGTGAGGGCTTTAGGGAATAACCCTTCCTGCATGCTTTATCTGAGTCTCCACTCCCAGAATCTCCAGCTTTTGAAAGTGGCCTGGATAGGGACATTGTTTTACTCTTAAAGAAGGATATGGAATACTATTTCCCATGCCAGAGTGAAAAGATTAAGCATGAGACCAGATTGATGGACCCAACCCACAAGCCACTACCTTCTGTGGTAGGAAATCTCTCAGGGGTAAGGCAGGGTTTTCCGCATCCTGTCTCCTCATAACCCCCTCCTGGGATAGAGCGCTGACCACTGTCCCAAGCAGTGGGTTGTCACGATAGGCAGAAGAACGGTTGCAGGGAACGGTTGCAGACCTGCTGCTTCTAAGCTCATTCCCACCCCGTTCTGGGCCAATgcaattttatttgtttgctccCTTGGATGACTGTACCTTGGGTCCCACTTTCTCCAGGATGCCAAGGGCACTAGCTGTGTGTGAATGACGTATCTTgtgcattttaacttttttttcataatagaaatattctggttttgtatttttgtgtattttaatctaatttaatGAGTGCCCTCATTCCTGCACCGTGTTCT
It encodes:
- the LOC132362072 gene encoding protein lin-28 homolog A-like, encoding MTVPTYYPFRTLKIHFLPFDSGLLWGQQPADQGSGATRAQPTALSSVSDQQFAGVGAEAQEDAARAAEEPQLLRGAGICTWFNVRVGFGFLPMTARAGVALDPPTPRVDVFVHQSKLHMEGFRSLKEGEAVEFTFKKSAKGLESIRVPGPGGVSCIGSERRPKGKNMQKRRSKGDGCYNCGGLDHHAKECKLPPQPKGCHFCQSINHMVASRPLKAQQAPSSQGKPAYFPEEEEEIHGPAMRPEAQN